A single genomic interval of Dysidea avara chromosome 8, odDysAvar1.4, whole genome shotgun sequence harbors:
- the LOC136264729 gene encoding DDB1- and CUL4-associated factor 11-like, translated as MVVCISTTENRTKVVSSVLNVNHMSKTLYSGWTSNYEYFHWTNYGTSTQHVTVEKPHNSYTLLVMMDNARTVRNSHATPVGIFAGHKDGISHVESKGDDRYLITNSKDQTIKLWDLRMFSGCTGIEHNRKSVSRQYWDYWWQDASQKFRKCDKLAGDVSVMTYKGHRVLQTAIRCRFSPTVTTGNRYIYTGSAGGSVTVYDILTGEIVKRLKEPGSQVLVRDASWHPYRPELVSVSWDGIMRLWDTNLLDVLCSAW; from the exons ATGGTTGTTTGTATATCTACAACAGAGAACAGGACTAAGG TGGTGTCCTCAGTTTTAAATGTCAACCACATGAGCAAGACACTGTACAGTGGTTGGACAAGTAACTACGAGTATTTTCATTGGACAAATTATGGCACATCAACTCAACATGTTACAGTGGAGAAGCCTCACAACTCATATACTCTGCTGGTGATGATGGACAATGCAAG AACTGTGAGGAATTCTCATGCCACTCCAGTCGGCATCTTTGCTGGTCATAAAGATGGTATCAGTCATGTGGAGTCTAAG GGAGATGACCGATATTTGATCACCAACTCAAAGGACCAGACCATCAAGTTATGGGACCTGAGGATGTTCAGTGGTTGTACTGGAATTGAACACAACAGAAAATCAGTATCACGTCAGTACTGGGACTATTGGTGGCAGGATGCTTCACAAAAGT TCAGGAAGTGTGATAAACTAGCTGGTGATGTATCAGTGATGACATATAAAGGACATCGTGTACTACAGACTGCCATCAGATGTAGGTTCTCTCCCACAGTGACTACTGGAAAT CGATACATCTACACTGGTTCAGCTGGTGGCAGTGTAACAG TGTACGATATCTTAACTGGAGAAATTGTAAAGAGACTCAAAGAACCAGGATCA CAAGTTCTGGTCAGAGACGCTTCATGGCACCCTTATCGTCCTGAGCTTGTATCAGTATCG TGGGATGGTATAATGAGACTATGGGATACCAACCTGCTGGATGTATTGTGTAGTGCATGGTGA